Proteins encoded in a region of the Vicia villosa cultivar HV-30 ecotype Madison, WI linkage group LG5, Vvil1.0, whole genome shotgun sequence genome:
- the LOC131601404 gene encoding delta-1-pyrroline-5-carboxylate synthase-like isoform X1 encodes MKTMEVLQNGFAKIANTKIYEKPLSNGTINHLNLIAETEDLSSNMDPSRTFVNKVKRLIVKVGTAVVTRSDGRLALGRLGALCEQLKELNLQGYEVILVTSGAVGLGRQRLRYRRLSNSSFSDLQKPQGELDGKACAAVGQSSLMALYDTMFSQLDVTSSQLLVNDGFFSDAGFRKQLSETVTSLLDCRVIPIFNENDAVSTRKAPYEHRVQDSTGIFWDNDSLAGLLALELKADLLVLLSDVEGLYSGPPSDPNSKLIHTYINEKHKKEVTFGDKSRLGRGGMTAKVRAAVGAANAGIPVIIISGYATDNIIRVLQGEKIGTVFHKDAHLWKSLKEETAHEMAVAARNSSRRLQALKSEERREILLAVADALEKNQKLIRLENDADIDDASEAGYDKSLISRLTLKPEKISSLAKSVRVLADMEEPIGQILKRTELADDLVLEKISCPLGVLLVIFESRPDALVQIAALAIRSGNGLLLKGGKEARRSNAILHKIIASVMPDTVSGKLIGLVTSRDEIPDLLKLDDVIDLVVPRGSNKLVSQIKESTRIPVLGHADGICHIYVDKSANIDMAKHIVRDAKTDYPAACNALETLLVHKDLSSNGGLNELILELQREGVELYGGPKASAMLNISEASSLHHEYSSLACTIEIVDDVSAAINHINKHGSAHTECIVTEDSEVAETFLSQVDSAAVFHNASTRFCDGARFGLGAEVGISTSRIHARGPVGVEGLLTAKWILRGSGQVVDGDRGVKYTFKEQPLKAK; translated from the exons ATGAAAACAATGGAAGTCTTGCAAAATGGCTTTGCAAAGATTGCAAATACTAAAATTTATGAGAAACCCCTTTCTAATGGAACAATAAATCATCTTAACTTGATAGCTGAAACAGAGGATTTGAGCAGCAACATGGATCCTTCTAGGACTTTTGTCAACAAGGTTAAGCGTTTGATTGTTAAG GTTGGAACAGCTGTTGTTACCCGAAGTGATGGAAGATTAGCACTGGGTAGACTTGGAGCTCTATGTGAGCAG CTGAAAGAACTAAACCTCCAAGGCTATGAAGTTATATTGGTGACTTCAGGTGCTGTTGGGCTTGGGAGACAAAGACTTAGATATCGCAGATTGTCTAATAGCAG CTTTTCTGATCTTCAAAAGCCACAAGGTGAACTTGATGGAAAAGCTTGTGCGGCTGTTGGGCAGAGTAGTCTCATGGCTCTTTATGATACTATGTTTAGCCAG CTAGATGTGACTTCTTCCCAACTTCTAGTGAACGATGGGTTTTTTAGCGATGCAGGTTTCAGAAAACAACTATCAGAAACAGTTACCTCATTATTAGATTGCAGGGTCATCCCCATTTTCAATGAAAATGATGCTGTTAGTACTAGGAAGGCACCATATGAG CATCGCGTGCAGGATTCCACTGGTATATTTTGGGACAATGACAGTTTGGCTGGTCTATTAGCACTTGAACTTAAGGCTGATCTTCTTGTTTTATTAAGTGATGTTGAGGGCCTTTATAGCGGTCCTCCAAGTGACCCAAACTCGAAATTAATCCATACGTATATAAATGAGAAGCATAAAAAAGAAGTTACTTTTGGAGACAAATCAAGATTGGGCAGAGGAGGTATGACTGCTAAAGTCCGTGCTGCCGTTGGTGCTGCTAATGCTGGTATCCCTGTTATTATAATTAG TGGCTATGCCACAGACAACATTATACGAGTGCTTCAAGGGGAGAAAATAGGTACCGTCTTTCATAAAGATGCACATCTGTGGAAAAGCTTAAAGGAAGAGACTGCACATGAAATGGCAGTTGCAGCACGTAATAGTTCTAGACGTCTTCAG GCCCTAAAATCTGAAGAAAGGAGAGAAATATTGCTGGCCGTGGCCGATGCATTGGAGAAAAACCAAAAGTTGATAAGGTTAGAGAATGATGCTGATATTGATGATGCGTCGGAAGCCGGATATGACAAGTCTCTGATATCACGTTTAACCCTGAAGCCTGAGAAG ATCTCTAGTCTTGCAAAGTCTGTGCGCGTGCTGGCAGATATGGAAGAACCAATTGGCCAGATTTTGAAGAGAACTGAG CTAGCAGATGACCTCGTCTTGGAGAAAATATCTTGTCCTCTTGGTGTCCTCCTGGTTATATTCGAGTCTCGACCTGATGCTCTTGTTCAG ATAGCAGCATTGGCAATTCGAAGTGGAAATGGCTTATTACTTAAAGGAGGAAAGGAAGCCCGAAGATCAAATGCAATCTTACACAAG ATCATCGCATCAGTCATGCCAGATACAGTCAGTGGCAAACTTATTGGGCTTGTCACTTCAAGAGATGAAATTCCAGATCTACTCAAG CTTGATGATGTGATAGATCTTGTGGTCCCTAGAGGAAGTAATAAGCTGGTTTCTCAAATCAAGGAGTCAACAAGAATCCCTGTTCTTGGTCATGCTG ATGgaatttgtcatatatatgttgACAAGTCTGCTAATATTGATATGGCAAAGCATATAGTTAGGGATGCAAAGACTGATTACCCTGCAGCCTGCAATGCATTG GAGACACTTCTTGTACACAAGGATCTGTCATCTAATGGTGGACTTAATGAGCTTATCCTTGAACTCCAACGTGAAG GTGTTGAATTGTATGGTGGACCAAAAGCTAGTGCCATGCTAAATATTTCTGAAGCGAGTTCCTTACATCATGAGTACAGCTCACTTGCATGCACAATTGAAATTGTAGATGACGTCTCGGCTGCCATTAACCACATAAATAAACATGGAAG TGCTCACACTGAATGCATTGTCACTGAAGACTCTGAAGTTGCTGAGACCTTCTTATCTCAAGTTGATAG TGCTGCTGTATTCCACAATGCAAGTACACGGTTTTGTGATGGAGCACGCTTTGGGCTTGGGGCTGAG GTCGGAATAAGTACAAGTCGAATTCATGCTAGAGGGCCTGTAGGCGTCGAGGGGTTGTTGACAGCCAAATG gatattgagggggagtggacAGGTGGTCGATGGCGATCGAGGTGTCAAGTATACTTTCAAAGAACAGCCACTGAAGGCAAAATAA
- the LOC131601404 gene encoding delta-1-pyrroline-5-carboxylate synthase-like isoform X2 — protein MKTMEVLQNGFAKIANTKIYEKPLSNGTINHLNLIAETEDLSSNMDPSRTFVNKVKRLIVKVGTAVVTRSDGRLALGRLGALCEQLKELNLQGYEVILVTSGAVGLGRQRLRYRRLSNSSFSDLQKPQGELDGKACAAVGQSSLMALYDTMFSQLDVTSSQLLVNDGFFSDAGFRKQLSETVTSLLDCRVIPIFNENDAVSTRKAPYEDSTGIFWDNDSLAGLLALELKADLLVLLSDVEGLYSGPPSDPNSKLIHTYINEKHKKEVTFGDKSRLGRGGMTAKVRAAVGAANAGIPVIIISGYATDNIIRVLQGEKIGTVFHKDAHLWKSLKEETAHEMAVAARNSSRRLQALKSEERREILLAVADALEKNQKLIRLENDADIDDASEAGYDKSLISRLTLKPEKISSLAKSVRVLADMEEPIGQILKRTELADDLVLEKISCPLGVLLVIFESRPDALVQIAALAIRSGNGLLLKGGKEARRSNAILHKIIASVMPDTVSGKLIGLVTSRDEIPDLLKLDDVIDLVVPRGSNKLVSQIKESTRIPVLGHADGICHIYVDKSANIDMAKHIVRDAKTDYPAACNALETLLVHKDLSSNGGLNELILELQREGVELYGGPKASAMLNISEASSLHHEYSSLACTIEIVDDVSAAINHINKHGSAHTECIVTEDSEVAETFLSQVDSAAVFHNASTRFCDGARFGLGAEVGISTSRIHARGPVGVEGLLTAKWILRGSGQVVDGDRGVKYTFKEQPLKAK, from the exons ATGAAAACAATGGAAGTCTTGCAAAATGGCTTTGCAAAGATTGCAAATACTAAAATTTATGAGAAACCCCTTTCTAATGGAACAATAAATCATCTTAACTTGATAGCTGAAACAGAGGATTTGAGCAGCAACATGGATCCTTCTAGGACTTTTGTCAACAAGGTTAAGCGTTTGATTGTTAAG GTTGGAACAGCTGTTGTTACCCGAAGTGATGGAAGATTAGCACTGGGTAGACTTGGAGCTCTATGTGAGCAG CTGAAAGAACTAAACCTCCAAGGCTATGAAGTTATATTGGTGACTTCAGGTGCTGTTGGGCTTGGGAGACAAAGACTTAGATATCGCAGATTGTCTAATAGCAG CTTTTCTGATCTTCAAAAGCCACAAGGTGAACTTGATGGAAAAGCTTGTGCGGCTGTTGGGCAGAGTAGTCTCATGGCTCTTTATGATACTATGTTTAGCCAG CTAGATGTGACTTCTTCCCAACTTCTAGTGAACGATGGGTTTTTTAGCGATGCAGGTTTCAGAAAACAACTATCAGAAACAGTTACCTCATTATTAGATTGCAGGGTCATCCCCATTTTCAATGAAAATGATGCTGTTAGTACTAGGAAGGCACCATATGAG GATTCCACTGGTATATTTTGGGACAATGACAGTTTGGCTGGTCTATTAGCACTTGAACTTAAGGCTGATCTTCTTGTTTTATTAAGTGATGTTGAGGGCCTTTATAGCGGTCCTCCAAGTGACCCAAACTCGAAATTAATCCATACGTATATAAATGAGAAGCATAAAAAAGAAGTTACTTTTGGAGACAAATCAAGATTGGGCAGAGGAGGTATGACTGCTAAAGTCCGTGCTGCCGTTGGTGCTGCTAATGCTGGTATCCCTGTTATTATAATTAG TGGCTATGCCACAGACAACATTATACGAGTGCTTCAAGGGGAGAAAATAGGTACCGTCTTTCATAAAGATGCACATCTGTGGAAAAGCTTAAAGGAAGAGACTGCACATGAAATGGCAGTTGCAGCACGTAATAGTTCTAGACGTCTTCAG GCCCTAAAATCTGAAGAAAGGAGAGAAATATTGCTGGCCGTGGCCGATGCATTGGAGAAAAACCAAAAGTTGATAAGGTTAGAGAATGATGCTGATATTGATGATGCGTCGGAAGCCGGATATGACAAGTCTCTGATATCACGTTTAACCCTGAAGCCTGAGAAG ATCTCTAGTCTTGCAAAGTCTGTGCGCGTGCTGGCAGATATGGAAGAACCAATTGGCCAGATTTTGAAGAGAACTGAG CTAGCAGATGACCTCGTCTTGGAGAAAATATCTTGTCCTCTTGGTGTCCTCCTGGTTATATTCGAGTCTCGACCTGATGCTCTTGTTCAG ATAGCAGCATTGGCAATTCGAAGTGGAAATGGCTTATTACTTAAAGGAGGAAAGGAAGCCCGAAGATCAAATGCAATCTTACACAAG ATCATCGCATCAGTCATGCCAGATACAGTCAGTGGCAAACTTATTGGGCTTGTCACTTCAAGAGATGAAATTCCAGATCTACTCAAG CTTGATGATGTGATAGATCTTGTGGTCCCTAGAGGAAGTAATAAGCTGGTTTCTCAAATCAAGGAGTCAACAAGAATCCCTGTTCTTGGTCATGCTG ATGgaatttgtcatatatatgttgACAAGTCTGCTAATATTGATATGGCAAAGCATATAGTTAGGGATGCAAAGACTGATTACCCTGCAGCCTGCAATGCATTG GAGACACTTCTTGTACACAAGGATCTGTCATCTAATGGTGGACTTAATGAGCTTATCCTTGAACTCCAACGTGAAG GTGTTGAATTGTATGGTGGACCAAAAGCTAGTGCCATGCTAAATATTTCTGAAGCGAGTTCCTTACATCATGAGTACAGCTCACTTGCATGCACAATTGAAATTGTAGATGACGTCTCGGCTGCCATTAACCACATAAATAAACATGGAAG TGCTCACACTGAATGCATTGTCACTGAAGACTCTGAAGTTGCTGAGACCTTCTTATCTCAAGTTGATAG TGCTGCTGTATTCCACAATGCAAGTACACGGTTTTGTGATGGAGCACGCTTTGGGCTTGGGGCTGAG GTCGGAATAAGTACAAGTCGAATTCATGCTAGAGGGCCTGTAGGCGTCGAGGGGTTGTTGACAGCCAAATG gatattgagggggagtggacAGGTGGTCGATGGCGATCGAGGTGTCAAGTATACTTTCAAAGAACAGCCACTGAAGGCAAAATAA
- the LOC131601404 gene encoding delta-1-pyrroline-5-carboxylate synthase-like isoform X3, translating to MDSSRDFVKSVNRIVVKVGTAVVTRSDGRLALGRLGALCEQLKELNLQGYEVILVTSGAVGLGRQRLRYRRLSNSSFSDLQKPQGELDGKACAAVGQSSLMALYDTMFSQLDVTSSQLLVNDGFFSDAGFRKQLSETVTSLLDCRVIPIFNENDAVSTRKAPYEHRVQDSTGIFWDNDSLAGLLALELKADLLVLLSDVEGLYSGPPSDPNSKLIHTYINEKHKKEVTFGDKSRLGRGGMTAKVRAAVGAANAGIPVIIISGYATDNIIRVLQGEKIGTVFHKDAHLWKSLKEETAHEMAVAARNSSRRLQALKSEERREILLAVADALEKNQKLIRLENDADIDDASEAGYDKSLISRLTLKPEKISSLAKSVRVLADMEEPIGQILKRTELADDLVLEKISCPLGVLLVIFESRPDALVQIAALAIRSGNGLLLKGGKEARRSNAILHKIIASVMPDTVSGKLIGLVTSRDEIPDLLKLDDVIDLVVPRGSNKLVSQIKESTRIPVLGHADGICHIYVDKSANIDMAKHIVRDAKTDYPAACNALETLLVHKDLSSNGGLNELILELQREGVELYGGPKASAMLNISEASSLHHEYSSLACTIEIVDDVSAAINHINKHGSAHTECIVTEDSEVAETFLSQVDSAAVFHNASTRFCDGARFGLGAEVGISTSRIHARGPVGVEGLLTAKWILRGSGQVVDGDRGVKYTFKEQPLKAK from the exons ATGGATTCATCTCGAGATTTCGTCAAGTCCGTTAATCGAATTGTAGTCAAG GTTGGAACAGCTGTTGTTACCCGAAGTGATGGAAGATTAGCACTGGGTAGACTTGGAGCTCTATGTGAGCAG CTGAAAGAACTAAACCTCCAAGGCTATGAAGTTATATTGGTGACTTCAGGTGCTGTTGGGCTTGGGAGACAAAGACTTAGATATCGCAGATTGTCTAATAGCAG CTTTTCTGATCTTCAAAAGCCACAAGGTGAACTTGATGGAAAAGCTTGTGCGGCTGTTGGGCAGAGTAGTCTCATGGCTCTTTATGATACTATGTTTAGCCAG CTAGATGTGACTTCTTCCCAACTTCTAGTGAACGATGGGTTTTTTAGCGATGCAGGTTTCAGAAAACAACTATCAGAAACAGTTACCTCATTATTAGATTGCAGGGTCATCCCCATTTTCAATGAAAATGATGCTGTTAGTACTAGGAAGGCACCATATGAG CATCGCGTGCAGGATTCCACTGGTATATTTTGGGACAATGACAGTTTGGCTGGTCTATTAGCACTTGAACTTAAGGCTGATCTTCTTGTTTTATTAAGTGATGTTGAGGGCCTTTATAGCGGTCCTCCAAGTGACCCAAACTCGAAATTAATCCATACGTATATAAATGAGAAGCATAAAAAAGAAGTTACTTTTGGAGACAAATCAAGATTGGGCAGAGGAGGTATGACTGCTAAAGTCCGTGCTGCCGTTGGTGCTGCTAATGCTGGTATCCCTGTTATTATAATTAG TGGCTATGCCACAGACAACATTATACGAGTGCTTCAAGGGGAGAAAATAGGTACCGTCTTTCATAAAGATGCACATCTGTGGAAAAGCTTAAAGGAAGAGACTGCACATGAAATGGCAGTTGCAGCACGTAATAGTTCTAGACGTCTTCAG GCCCTAAAATCTGAAGAAAGGAGAGAAATATTGCTGGCCGTGGCCGATGCATTGGAGAAAAACCAAAAGTTGATAAGGTTAGAGAATGATGCTGATATTGATGATGCGTCGGAAGCCGGATATGACAAGTCTCTGATATCACGTTTAACCCTGAAGCCTGAGAAG ATCTCTAGTCTTGCAAAGTCTGTGCGCGTGCTGGCAGATATGGAAGAACCAATTGGCCAGATTTTGAAGAGAACTGAG CTAGCAGATGACCTCGTCTTGGAGAAAATATCTTGTCCTCTTGGTGTCCTCCTGGTTATATTCGAGTCTCGACCTGATGCTCTTGTTCAG ATAGCAGCATTGGCAATTCGAAGTGGAAATGGCTTATTACTTAAAGGAGGAAAGGAAGCCCGAAGATCAAATGCAATCTTACACAAG ATCATCGCATCAGTCATGCCAGATACAGTCAGTGGCAAACTTATTGGGCTTGTCACTTCAAGAGATGAAATTCCAGATCTACTCAAG CTTGATGATGTGATAGATCTTGTGGTCCCTAGAGGAAGTAATAAGCTGGTTTCTCAAATCAAGGAGTCAACAAGAATCCCTGTTCTTGGTCATGCTG ATGgaatttgtcatatatatgttgACAAGTCTGCTAATATTGATATGGCAAAGCATATAGTTAGGGATGCAAAGACTGATTACCCTGCAGCCTGCAATGCATTG GAGACACTTCTTGTACACAAGGATCTGTCATCTAATGGTGGACTTAATGAGCTTATCCTTGAACTCCAACGTGAAG GTGTTGAATTGTATGGTGGACCAAAAGCTAGTGCCATGCTAAATATTTCTGAAGCGAGTTCCTTACATCATGAGTACAGCTCACTTGCATGCACAATTGAAATTGTAGATGACGTCTCGGCTGCCATTAACCACATAAATAAACATGGAAG TGCTCACACTGAATGCATTGTCACTGAAGACTCTGAAGTTGCTGAGACCTTCTTATCTCAAGTTGATAG TGCTGCTGTATTCCACAATGCAAGTACACGGTTTTGTGATGGAGCACGCTTTGGGCTTGGGGCTGAG GTCGGAATAAGTACAAGTCGAATTCATGCTAGAGGGCCTGTAGGCGTCGAGGGGTTGTTGACAGCCAAATG gatattgagggggagtggacAGGTGGTCGATGGCGATCGAGGTGTCAAGTATACTTTCAAAGAACAGCCACTGAAGGCAAAATAA
- the LOC131601404 gene encoding delta-1-pyrroline-5-carboxylate synthase-like isoform X4 — translation MDSSRDFVKSVNRIVVKVGTAVVTRSDGRLALGRLGALCEQLKELNLQGYEVILVTSGAVGLGRQRLRYRRLSNSSFSDLQKPQGELDGKACAAVGQSSLMALYDTMFSQLDVTSSQLLVNDGFFSDAGFRKQLSETVTSLLDCRVIPIFNENDAVSTRKAPYEDSTGIFWDNDSLAGLLALELKADLLVLLSDVEGLYSGPPSDPNSKLIHTYINEKHKKEVTFGDKSRLGRGGMTAKVRAAVGAANAGIPVIIISGYATDNIIRVLQGEKIGTVFHKDAHLWKSLKEETAHEMAVAARNSSRRLQALKSEERREILLAVADALEKNQKLIRLENDADIDDASEAGYDKSLISRLTLKPEKISSLAKSVRVLADMEEPIGQILKRTELADDLVLEKISCPLGVLLVIFESRPDALVQIAALAIRSGNGLLLKGGKEARRSNAILHKIIASVMPDTVSGKLIGLVTSRDEIPDLLKLDDVIDLVVPRGSNKLVSQIKESTRIPVLGHADGICHIYVDKSANIDMAKHIVRDAKTDYPAACNALETLLVHKDLSSNGGLNELILELQREGVELYGGPKASAMLNISEASSLHHEYSSLACTIEIVDDVSAAINHINKHGSAHTECIVTEDSEVAETFLSQVDSAAVFHNASTRFCDGARFGLGAEVGISTSRIHARGPVGVEGLLTAKWILRGSGQVVDGDRGVKYTFKEQPLKAK, via the exons ATGGATTCATCTCGAGATTTCGTCAAGTCCGTTAATCGAATTGTAGTCAAG GTTGGAACAGCTGTTGTTACCCGAAGTGATGGAAGATTAGCACTGGGTAGACTTGGAGCTCTATGTGAGCAG CTGAAAGAACTAAACCTCCAAGGCTATGAAGTTATATTGGTGACTTCAGGTGCTGTTGGGCTTGGGAGACAAAGACTTAGATATCGCAGATTGTCTAATAGCAG CTTTTCTGATCTTCAAAAGCCACAAGGTGAACTTGATGGAAAAGCTTGTGCGGCTGTTGGGCAGAGTAGTCTCATGGCTCTTTATGATACTATGTTTAGCCAG CTAGATGTGACTTCTTCCCAACTTCTAGTGAACGATGGGTTTTTTAGCGATGCAGGTTTCAGAAAACAACTATCAGAAACAGTTACCTCATTATTAGATTGCAGGGTCATCCCCATTTTCAATGAAAATGATGCTGTTAGTACTAGGAAGGCACCATATGAG GATTCCACTGGTATATTTTGGGACAATGACAGTTTGGCTGGTCTATTAGCACTTGAACTTAAGGCTGATCTTCTTGTTTTATTAAGTGATGTTGAGGGCCTTTATAGCGGTCCTCCAAGTGACCCAAACTCGAAATTAATCCATACGTATATAAATGAGAAGCATAAAAAAGAAGTTACTTTTGGAGACAAATCAAGATTGGGCAGAGGAGGTATGACTGCTAAAGTCCGTGCTGCCGTTGGTGCTGCTAATGCTGGTATCCCTGTTATTATAATTAG TGGCTATGCCACAGACAACATTATACGAGTGCTTCAAGGGGAGAAAATAGGTACCGTCTTTCATAAAGATGCACATCTGTGGAAAAGCTTAAAGGAAGAGACTGCACATGAAATGGCAGTTGCAGCACGTAATAGTTCTAGACGTCTTCAG GCCCTAAAATCTGAAGAAAGGAGAGAAATATTGCTGGCCGTGGCCGATGCATTGGAGAAAAACCAAAAGTTGATAAGGTTAGAGAATGATGCTGATATTGATGATGCGTCGGAAGCCGGATATGACAAGTCTCTGATATCACGTTTAACCCTGAAGCCTGAGAAG ATCTCTAGTCTTGCAAAGTCTGTGCGCGTGCTGGCAGATATGGAAGAACCAATTGGCCAGATTTTGAAGAGAACTGAG CTAGCAGATGACCTCGTCTTGGAGAAAATATCTTGTCCTCTTGGTGTCCTCCTGGTTATATTCGAGTCTCGACCTGATGCTCTTGTTCAG ATAGCAGCATTGGCAATTCGAAGTGGAAATGGCTTATTACTTAAAGGAGGAAAGGAAGCCCGAAGATCAAATGCAATCTTACACAAG ATCATCGCATCAGTCATGCCAGATACAGTCAGTGGCAAACTTATTGGGCTTGTCACTTCAAGAGATGAAATTCCAGATCTACTCAAG CTTGATGATGTGATAGATCTTGTGGTCCCTAGAGGAAGTAATAAGCTGGTTTCTCAAATCAAGGAGTCAACAAGAATCCCTGTTCTTGGTCATGCTG ATGgaatttgtcatatatatgttgACAAGTCTGCTAATATTGATATGGCAAAGCATATAGTTAGGGATGCAAAGACTGATTACCCTGCAGCCTGCAATGCATTG GAGACACTTCTTGTACACAAGGATCTGTCATCTAATGGTGGACTTAATGAGCTTATCCTTGAACTCCAACGTGAAG GTGTTGAATTGTATGGTGGACCAAAAGCTAGTGCCATGCTAAATATTTCTGAAGCGAGTTCCTTACATCATGAGTACAGCTCACTTGCATGCACAATTGAAATTGTAGATGACGTCTCGGCTGCCATTAACCACATAAATAAACATGGAAG TGCTCACACTGAATGCATTGTCACTGAAGACTCTGAAGTTGCTGAGACCTTCTTATCTCAAGTTGATAG TGCTGCTGTATTCCACAATGCAAGTACACGGTTTTGTGATGGAGCACGCTTTGGGCTTGGGGCTGAG GTCGGAATAAGTACAAGTCGAATTCATGCTAGAGGGCCTGTAGGCGTCGAGGGGTTGTTGACAGCCAAATG gatattgagggggagtggacAGGTGGTCGATGGCGATCGAGGTGTCAAGTATACTTTCAAAGAACAGCCACTGAAGGCAAAATAA